A region from the Drosophila ananassae strain 14024-0371.13 chromosome 2L, ASM1763931v2, whole genome shotgun sequence genome encodes:
- the LOC6505644 gene encoding serine--tRNA ligase, chloroplastic/mitochondrial, whose amino-acid sequence MKLLTNAVRLRPLLLLRRQRSHDTKTARALDPPRQPVPTSAQLDELERNVKLRHHKNNIPLIRSLANEAANGSPDILKRLQLELEQLPNETHPRVLDYGEEPRELAQYKHRELPADTTIKEFSEIARALNLYRMDHLGNYTGHKSYYLMGQLATLEQAIIQYALQAVTSHGFKLISVPDILPREVIESCGMRTEGERTQVYKLDTGECLSGTSEMALAGFFANKLLTEEQLPLKVTAVSRCYRAETSGLQEEKGIYRVHQFNKVEMFAICTAEQSEAELEEFKDTEVDLFRRLGLNFRLLDMPPCELGAPAYQKYDIEAWMPGRKMWGEISSCSNCTDYQAKRLGIRYRRSSDGQVVDAHTINGTATAIPRLLIALLESYQRGDAVEIPTVLRPFMDGQELITRNKRIPETKLVKFIKA is encoded by the coding sequence atgaaattgCTGACAAACGCTGTGCGGCTGCggccactgctgctgctgcgccgCCAAAGGTCGCATGACACAAAAACCGCCCGGGCGTTGGATCCGCCAAGGCAACCGGTTCCAACTAGTGCCCAGCTGGATGAGCTGGAGCGGAATGTGAAGCTGCGCCACCACAAAAACAACATACCCCTCATACGTTCCCTCGCCAACGAAGCTGCCAATGGGAGTCCGGACATTCTGAAAAGATTACAACTGGAGTTGGAACAGTTGCCCAATGAAACACATCCCCGGGTTCTGGATTATGGCGAGGAGCCTCGGGAACTGGCGCAGTATAAGCATCGGGAACTTCCTGCCGACACCACCATCAAGGAGTTCTCTGAAATAGCCCGCGCCCTGAACCTTTACAGGATGGACCACCTCGGCAACTACACCGGGCACAAGAGCTATTACCTAATGGGGCAACTGGCCACCCTGGAACAGGCCATTATTCAGTATGCGCTGCAAGCCGTCACTTCGCATGGCTTCAAGCTGATCTCCGTGCCGGACATTCTGCCGCGGGAAGTAATCGAGTCGTGTGGCATGCGCACCGAAGGGGAACGAACTCAAGTGTACAAGCTGGACACCGGAGAATGCTTATCGGGCACCTCCGAAATGGCCTTGGCCGGGTTTTTCGCGAATAAACTATTGACGGAAGAGCAACTGCCGCTCAAAGTAACGGCCGTGAGTCGGTGCTATCGGGCCGAGACATCGGGACTGCAAGAGGAGAAGGGCATATACCGTGTACACCAGTTTAACAAGGTGGAAATGTTTGCCATCTGCACGGCGGAGCAGTCGGAGGCCGAACTGGAGGAGTTTAAGGACACCGAGGTGGACCTCTTCCGGCGGCTGGGTCTTAACTTCCGGCTGCTGGACATGCCGCCCTGCGAGTTAGGGGCACCGGCGTACCAAAAGTACGACATCGAAGCCTGGATGCCGGGCCGGAAAATGTGGGGCGAGATATCCAGCTGTAGCAACTGCACGGACTACCAGGCCAAGCGGTTGGGGATCCGATATCGTCGATCCAGCGACGGACAGGTCGTCGACGCGCACACTATCAACGGAACGGCGACGGCCATCCCCCGCCTGCTGATCGCCCTGCTGGAATCATATCAGCGGGGAGATGCCGTCGAGATACCCACCGTACTCAGGCCCTTCATGGATGGCCAGGAGCTGATCACACGAAACAAGCGGATACCGGAGACCAAGCTGGTCAAGTTCATCAAGGCCTAG
- the LOC6505881 gene encoding N-acetyl-D-glucosamine kinase, translating into MKYFGGVEGGATHSRLVICDESGQSVGSTSGLGTNHWGIGIPECARRIADMVERAKEEAGISKTTPLTSLGLSLSGCEQEATNLELEQELRTTFPELALSYAVSSDTMGSMFTASAIGGMVLISGTGSNCLLRNPDGTTANCGGWGNFLGDEGSAWFISYRAVKVVFDDMDNFEKSPAPVDKTWALIKDHFNIETRYDMLPHCYAKFDKPFFANLCKKLAQNADSGDELARGLFREAGVHLARMIVALLPQVSKELVKSGSLSVVCVGSVWSSWNLLQDAFTAELAKTHIKYNLKLVRITKSSAYGACYLGADSAKFDLPRNYADNITVLHTYTGPEKATKATNGVQPLGCCKCNK; encoded by the exons ATGAAATATTTCGGCGGAGTCGAGGG CGGTGCCACGCACTCCCGGCTGGTAATCTGCGATGAGAGCGGCCAGTCTGTGGGTTCCACCAGCGGCTTGGGAACCAACCATTGGGGAATCGGTATACCAGAGTGCGCCCGACGCATCGCCGACATGGTGGAGCGCGCCAAGGAGGAGGCGGGTATTTCAAAGACAACACCACTGACCAGCTTGGGCCTCAGCCTGAGTGGTTGCGAGCAG GAGGCCACCAATCTCGAGCTGGAACAAGAACTTCGCACCACATTCCCTGAGCTGGCTCTGAGCTATGCTGTTTCCAGCGACACTATGGGCAGCATGTTCACCGCGTCTGCCATTGGCGGAATGGTCCTCATCTCGGGCACCGGGTCCAATTGCCTGCTGCGTAATCCCGACGGCACCACAGCCAATTGTGGTGGTTGGGGAAACTTTCTAGGGGACGAGGGCAGCG CCTGGTTTATTTCGTATCGGGCCGTAAAGGTGGTGTTTGACGACATGGACAACTTTGAGAAGTCGCCGGCTCCCGTGGACAAAACCTGGGCCCTGATCAAGGACCATTTCAACATCGAAACGCGCTACGACATGTTGCCCCACTGCTACGCCAAGTTCGACAAGCCCTTCTTCGCCAATCTATGCAAGAAGCTCGCCCAGAATGCTGACAGCGGTGATGAGCTGGCCCGCGGACTCTTCCGGGAGGCTGGAGTGCACTTGGCCCGTATGATCGTGGCTTTGTTGCCGCAAGTATCCAAGGAGCTGGTGAAGTCTGGCAGTCTGAGTGTGGTGTGCGTGGGGTCTGTCTGGTCCAGCTGGAACCTGTTGCAAGATGCCTTTACCGCCGAGCTGGCCAAGACGCATATAAAGTACAATCTCAAATTGGTTCGCATCACCAAGAGCAGCGCCTACGGAGCATGTTACTTGGGAGCTGATAGTGCTAAATTCGACTTGCCCCGAAACTATGCGGATAACATCACAGTCCTGCATACCTACACAGGTCCTGAAAAGGCGACGAAAGCGACCAATGGAGTGCAACCGCTGGGATGCTGTAAATGTAATaagtaa
- the LOC6505642 gene encoding cytoplasmic FMR1-interacting protein has product MTEKITLADALSNVEVLDELSLPDEQPCIEAQPCSIIYKANFDTNFEDRNGFVTGIAKYIEEATTHANLNVLLEEGQKHAVMLYTWRCCSRAIPQPKSNEQPNRVEIYEKTVEVLAPEVNKLLNFMYFQRKAIEAFSGEVKRLCHAEKRKDFVSEAYLLTLGKFINMFAVLDELKNMKSSVKNDYSTYRRAAQFLKVMSDSHTLQESQNLSMFLATQNKIRDTVKDTLEKIVGYEDLLSDVVNICVHMFETKMYLTPEEKHMLVKVMGFGLFLMDSDACNINKLDQKKKIRLERIDRIFKHLEVVPLFGDMQIAPFNYIKRSKHFDSSKWPLSSSTAISPQADLMVHLPKIREDHVMYISELARYTNEVTTTVKENPSDKENRNTSDLALRGLQLLSEWTSVVTELYSWKLLHPTDHHQNKECPVEAEEYERATRYNYSSEEKFALIEVIAMIKGLQVLMARIETVLCEAIRRNIYSELQDFVQLTLREPLRKAVKNKKDLIRSIIMSVRETSADWQKGYEPTDDPVSKGKKDPDGGFRIMVPRLNVGPSSTQLYMVRTMLESLTADKSGGKRTLRKDIDGNCLGQIDTFHKNSFYWSYLLNFSDTLQKCCDLSQLWYREFYLEMTMGRKVNKCMVRHQHNEECKDLITMEKRIQFPIEMSMPWILTDHILQTKEPSMMEFVLYPLDLYNDSAHYALTVFRKQFLYDEVEAEVNLCFDQFVYKLSEQIFAHYKQLAGSIFLDKRFRLECEVLGFNFQSYPRNNRYETLLKQRHVQLLGRSIDLNKLITQRINANMHKSIELAISRFEGNDITGIVELEGLLEANRICHKLLSKYLALDNFDGMVKEANHNVLAPYGRITLHVFVELNYDFLVNYCYNAATNRFIRTKVNLSSSQAIQREKPPQMSHYYLWGSKQLNAAYSTQYGQYTGFVGAPHFHAMCRLLGYQGIAVVMDIILKDIVKPLIQGSLLQFTKTLMIAMPKSCKLPRCEYGSPGVLSYYQAHLTDIVQYPDAKTELFQSFREFGNSIIFCLLIEQALSQEEVCDLLHAALFQNIFPRPFCKENEKPEAKQKRLEAQFANLQIVSNVEKIGTAKQAMIAREGDLLTRERLCCGLSIFEVILNRVKSYLDDPVWSGPPPANGIIHVDECSEFHRLWSALQFVYCIPVRGTEYTIEELFGEGLNWAGCVMIVLLGQQRRFEALDFCYHILRVQRVDGKDEDVKGIQLKRMVDRIRRFQVLNSQIFSILNKYLKGGDGEGSNVEHVRCFPPPQHPSVISSSSHYQDPQKLRQSMNN; this is encoded by the exons ATGACGGAGAAGATAACGTTAGCCGATGCGCTGTCCAATGTGGAGGTGCTGGACGAGCTTTCCCTGCCCGACGAGCAGCCCTGCATCGAGGCCCAGCCCTGTTCCATTATCTACAAGGCGAACTTCGACACAAATTTCGAGGATCGAAATGGATTCGTTACTGGAATTGCCAAGTACATCGAAGAGGCGACAACGCACGCAAACTTG AATGTTTTGCTGGAAGAGGGGCAGAAACATGCCGTCATGTTGTATACCTGGCGCTGCTGCTCTCGCGCCATTCCCCAGCCGAAGTCCAACGAGCAGCCGAACCGGGTGGAGATTTACGAGAAGACTGTTGAGGTTCTGGCTCCGGAGGTGAACAAGCTCCTCAACTTCATGTACTTTCAACGCAAGGCGATTGAGGCCTTTTCGGGCGAGGTAAAGCGCCTGTGCCACGCAGAGAAGCGAAAGGATTTTGTCTCGGAGGCATATTTGCTAACACTGGGCAAGTTCATCAACATGTTCGCCGTTCTAGACGAGCTGAAGAACATGAAGTCAAGCGTGAAGAACGACTACTCGACGTACCGGCGGGCAGCTCAGTTTCTGAAGGTGATGTCCGACTCTCACACCCTGCAGGAGTCACAGAACCTTTCCATGTTTCTGGCTACTCAAAACAAGATTCGCGACACGGTTAAGGACACTCTGGAGAAGATTGTGGGCTACGAGGATCTGTTGTCCGACGTCGTCAACATCTGCGTGCATATGTTTGAGACGAAAATGTACTTGACCCCGGAGGAGAAGCACATGCTGGTAAAGGTCATGGGCTTTGGTCTGTTTCTCATGGACAGCGATGCCTGCAACATCAACAAATTGGATCAAAAGAAGAAGATTCGCCTGGAGCGCATTGATCGTATTTTTAAGCACCTCGAGGTGGTGCCGCTGTTCGGCGACATGCAGATCGCTCCTTTCAACTACATCAAACGCAGCAAGCACTTCGACTCCAGCAAGTGGCCGTTGTCCAGCTCCACCGCCATCAGCCCACAGGCTGATTTGATGGTTCACTTACCGAAGATCCGCGAAGATCATGTGATGTACATATCAGAGCTGGCTCGCTACACCAATGAGGTGACCACGACGGTCAAAGAGAACCCTTCAGATAAGGAGAACCGGAACACATCCGACTTAGCACTGCGAGGTCTGCAATTGTTGTCGGAATGGACCAGCGTGGTGACTGAACTGTACTCTTGGAAGCTGCTGCACCCCACAGACCACCACCAGAACAAGGAGTGCCCGGTAGAAGCTGAGGAGTACGAGCGGGCAACGCGGTATAACTACAGTTCGGAGGAAAAGTTCGCTCTTATTGAAGTCATTGCTATGATAAAGGGCCTGCAAGTGCTGATGGCTCGCATCGAAACCGTATTGTGCGAAGCCATTCGAAGGAACATTTACTCCGAGCTCCAGGACTTTGTGCAACTGACGCTACGCGAACCTCTTCGCAAGGCGGTGAAGAACAAGAAGGACTTGATTCGGAGTATCATAATGTCAGTGCGGGAGACGTCGGCGGATTGGCAAAAGGGATACGAGCCCACGGATGACCCAGTGTCTAAGGGCAAAAAGGATCCCGACGGGGGCTTTCGTATTATGGTGCCGCGCCTAAACGTGGGACCCTCCTCCACGCAACTGTACATGGTGCGCACAATGTTGGAGTCCCTTACGGCGGATAAGAGCGGCGGAAAGCGAACCTTGCGGAAGGATATTGATGGAAACTGCCTCGGGCAAATAGACACGTTCCACAAGAACTCGTTCTACTGGAGTTACTTACTCAACTTCAGTGACACTTTGCAGAAGTGCTGCGACCTCTCGCAGCTGTGGTACCGAGAGTTCTATTTGGAGATGACAATGGGCCGCAAGGTCAACAAGTGCATGGTACGTCATCAGCATAATGAGGAGTGCAAGGATCTGATCACCATGGAGAAGCGCATTCAGTTCCCCATTGAAATGTCCATGCCCTGGATCCTCACCGATCACATTTTGCAAACGAAGGAACCTTCTATGATGGA GTTTGTTTTATACCCGTTGGATCTGTACAACGACTCGGCTCACTATGCTCTCACCGTCTTCCGCAAGCAGTTCCTCTACGACGAGGTGGAGGCCGAGGTGAACCTGTGCTTCGATCAGTTTGTCTACAAGCTGAGCGAGCAGATCTTCGCCCACTACAAGCAGTTGGCGGGAAGCATTTTCCTGGACAAGCGATTCCGACTAGAGTGTGAAGTGCTCGGCTTTAACTTCCAGTCGTACCCGCGCAACAATCGCTATGAAACCCTGTTAAAACAACGACATGTCCAGTTGTTGG GCCGTTCCATTGACCTGAACAAGCTGATCACTCAAAGGATAAACGCCAATATGCACAAAAGCATTGAGCTGGCCATCAGCCGATTCGAAGGCAATGACATAACTGGCATTGTG GAGCTTGAAGGCCTTTTGGAGGCAAATCGCATTTGTCACAAGCTGCTTAGCAAATATCTAGCGCTCGACAACTTTGACGGGATGGTTAAGGAGGCCAATCACAATGTTCTGGCTCCTTATGGAAGGATTACCCTGCATGTCTTTGTGGAATTAAATTATGATTTCCTGGTCAATTATTGCTACAACGCAGCCACAAATCG GTTCATTCGCACCAAGGTCAACCTCTCCTCCTCGCAGGCCATTCAACGGGAGAAACCCCCACAAATGTCACATTATTATCTTTGGGGCTCTAAACAGTTGAACGCCGCCTACTCCACCCAGTATGGCCAATACACTGGTTTCGTGGGAGCGCCGCACTTCCATGCCATGTGCCGCCTGCTCGGCTATCAGGGCATTGCCGTTGTCATGGACATTATATTAAAGGACATTGTTAAGCCGTTGATCCAGGGCTCGTTGCTGCAATTCACCAAGACCCTGATGATCGCTATGCCAAAATCTTGCAAGCTTCCCCGTTGCGAATACGGCTCGCCAGGTGTACTTAGCTACTACCAGGCCCATTTAACGGACATAGTGCAATACCCAGACGCCAAGACAGAGCTGTTTCAATCGTTTAGGGAGTTCGGCAACAGCATCATTTTCTGTCTGCTGATTGAGCAAGCCTTATCCCAAGAGGAAGTCTGCGATCTTTTACACGCGGCCCTCTTCCAGAACATCTTCCCCAGACCGTTTTGCAAAG AAAACGAGAAGCCCGAAGCCAAGCAAAAGCGACTGGAAGCTCAATTTGCTAATCTACAGATCGTCTCGAATGTAGAAAAGATCGGCACAGCCAAG CAAGCTATGATCGCACGTGAAGGTGATTTGCTGACACGTGAACGACTCTGCTGTGGCCTGAGCATCTTCGAGGTGATCCTTAACCGGGTGAAGAGCTACCTAGACGACCCAGTCTGGAGCGGACCTCCACCAGCAAATGGGATAATCCATGTGGATGAGTGCTCCGAGTTTCACCGGCTCTGGTCCGCATTGCAGTTTGTCTATTGCATTCCTGTACGTGGGACGGAATATACCATAGAGGAGCTGTTCGGCGAAGGACTCAACTGGGCCGGATGCGTTATGATCGTGTTGTTGGGTCAACAGCGACGTTTTGAGGCTCTTGATTTTTGCTACCACATTCTGAGAGTGCAACGCGTCGATGGAAAAGATGAGGATGTCAAGGGAATC CAACTGAAGCGCATGGTGGATCGAATTCGGCGATTCCAAGTATTAAACTCACAAATCTTTTCCATTCTGAATAAGTATCTTAAGGGAGGGGATGGCGAGGGCTCAAACGTGGAGCACGTGCGGTGTTTCCCTCCACCGCAGCATCCCTCGGTCATATCGTCGTCGTCGCACTACCAGGATCCCCAGAAGTTGCGCCAGAGCATGAACAATTGA